The Vicia villosa cultivar HV-30 ecotype Madison, WI unplaced genomic scaffold, Vvil1.0 ctg.001503F_1_1, whole genome shotgun sequence genomic interval GCATTTGATTGAGCCcctgacgacgtgatagtccatgaccgcttcgatgctccgaatatgatcgtcggggtcagtggtccCGTCGTACTGGTCCAGTGTTGGGGGTTTTTCCATCCCTCTAGGGAGGTGAGCTCTTCGGATGCTCCCGGACagagggctgcggaagtcctcttcGTCACTCGGACCTGGCGAATGGTGGTGCCTGTTGCGCCGGTTGTCCCCCGGTTGTCATCCAATGCAGCTTTGGGAGCCCTCGACGGCCATCTTCAGGGGAGGGGCTTTTCTGCCCGGCGGTTTCAGGCTTCTGATTCTTCCTGTTCTTCCTGGCTGGAGAACGGGAACGAGTTCTTcggcggcgatgtcttctcggtgGGGACCTTGAAGAGGAtggggaacgccgacggtatcttctcggTGGTGAGCGCGAGGAAGAATAAGAGCGTGACCTGTAGCGCTTCCTCGGAGAGGAGCGACGTCGTCGCTGTCTTTCCAGGTCATGAATTCGGTCATCCTGAATTCTGAGGAGGCTGTTCGTCAATTGTATTTCTTTCAGCAGTcggacggtgatggggtcagcATCTTCGGGAATATCGAGCTGTTCTTCCTCTTCCACATGGCGGGTCCTTCTCCtttcggaggtgtgggtgaaagAGGAGGCATGTTGCCCGTCTCGGGGGTCGGTTTCGTTCACATTTTGGGCATGTTCTGGCCCACTGGTGCCGCCGCCGTTCTGGGTGTGCCCCTCGGGAGGAACATGATCGACATTCTGGACTTGCTGAAGGACCTGCACCAGCTGGGTGTCCCGGGTCTCATGCCCGGACCTCTGTCGCCGACGATCCTCCCGACGACGGCTAGCCagctcgcgggaggattcctcgatcagctcgTCAAGGAGGAAAGGGTCGGCggttgggatgttgttgttgtcagccatgacgattggagatgattagctttgatctttgttcgtTAAAGAcggggaagcaagtttcccacagacggcgccactgatcgtacctgaccagaaggatcgtcgtaggctgctcggactagatcttctaggaaggagagagggggggtgtacctgcaaggtactccgatgccaaagtgagaagacgAGCAAGGgagtgcaagtactagctaa includes:
- the LOC131635527 gene encoding uncharacterized protein LOC131635527 yields the protein MADNNNIPTADPFLLDELIEESSRELASRRREDRRRQRSGHETRDTQLVQVLQQVQNVDHVPPEGHTQNGGGTSGPEHAQNVNETDPRDGQHASSFTHTSERRRTRHVEEEEQLDIPEDADPITVRLLKEIQLTNSLLRIQDDRIHDLERQRRRRSSPRKRYRSRSYSSSRSPPRRYRRRSPSSSRSPPRRHRRRRTRSRSPARKNRKNQKPETAGQKSPSPEDGRRGLPKLHWMTTGGQPAQQAPPFARSE